A window of Planctomycetaceae bacterium genomic DNA:
GCAGAAGCAAAATTCGCAAGGCTGCAAATAATTAATACACAAATTACAATTTTCGAAATCTTTTCCATTAGTTTTCTCCTTATACCTGCTGCCGATTTAACGCTGAAATTCTACACATTTTCAGCATTACAGCAGCCGTTAAAAAATATTATTTTCTTCCATACCAAACTAACCCCGGATGCTTTTTGCACACCCCACAGTTGTCTGTTCAAGCTGTTCATATTTTTGTTTGTGCCATATCGTTCCTCCTGAATCCAATCACATTATTTTTCACTTACCGTTCTGTATATATTGTCAGCCATCGCTAAACTGCATCGTCATAATTTTTGCGAATAACACCGCGCGGGCTAAAGCCCACCCTACCAATTATTTCATCACTGATTTCGCAGATTACACAGATTTTACGGGTTATTTTTTTTGTTTCCGCGTCATCTGTGCAATCCGCGATTCATTTACTTTTCTATTTCTTTCTTCTGATTAAACTCAACATACCAAAACCAAGAATACTCATTGTTGCCGGTTCCGGAATAATTATGGTCTCCGCGGCGCTAATCGTTACCGCACCGTCTATGGCCAATGCCCGCCCGTTCAGGGTACCACCACCCAGGCTAATGCTTGCCTGTGCGAGGATGTTCCCAACGAAAGCGTTGGTACCGCCAATGGTTGCGGAACTGCCTACCTGCCAAAACACATTGCCGGCCGATGCACCATTGACTAAAGACACCATTGCGCCTTCAGGTGTTATCAGGGTGCTGCCAATCTGGAAAATCCACTGTGCACTGGAATCTCCTAAAGCATCCAGCGTAAGATTTCCGGCAGTCCAGGGTGCAGCGGCAGCATAGACATACACTCCCGGAGTGAGGGTCGTTCCGCCCAAGTCCGCAGGTCCTGCCACGCCGCCGGCAGCGGTTTGCGCTGCGGTGTATGCAGCTTGCAAATCCGTATGGGCAGCGTCTGTTGCAGGGTCAGCGGCAAGGTACAGGATGCCATTGACCATTTCAGCCGTGATTCCGGTTATTGCCGGTGTCGGCCAACTGCCTACATCTCCGGTAAAAGTTGACGTGCCGGTATTAGTCACACCACTGCCGCCAAGCACTGCGAAGTCAGCCGCCGTACCCAGATCTATTATCTCGGCCGGCGATGTACCTATGGCCAGCACAGCTACCACCAGAAATGCTGTTACAATACTTTTTCCATAATTCCTAAAAAAACCTTCCATACAATCACCTTATCTTTCTTCATTTACTACATTCTTCCTTTCAAATACCACATCACACTCTTTCTATAACTTACCAAAAGACCGGCCGGCACAAGGAGATGTTTTGTACCGGCAGTACTTTCGTTTACGATAGTCTGACCATTTTTATTTTATTTTTTTCTGCGAATTAAACTCAACGCGCCAATAGCGAGCAAACTCATTGTTGCAGGTTCGGGAACAGTGGTATAGCCCACTCCAGTATTACCTGTCAACCCACCTGCGGTATCATAGTTACCGAAGAAATCCGCAACCCATGTGCCTGGTAAAGAAATAGTCCCCGCTGTATATTTACTACCATCTACCAAGAAATTCACCTGTCCATTCCAAATAGCTCCAGAAGACAGCGTAAAATTAAATGAAAAAACAGTTGAGTTATCTACTGCGGTAACAGTATTGCCAGAATAGCTCGTAAATGTATCCGCCGGTTTGTCAATTACTACATAAAGCGGATTTGCAGGATTGCCCGATACCTCAGAACCACTCTCATCATAGAACCATGCGCAGTTTGTGCCGTATCCTGACCAACTATAGGTACTCGGAGCAATCGACCCCCAACCAGCCTGATTCGTGCTGCTGCCTGTAATTGTGAAACTGCCGCCTGTGATTACAGGTATAGCTCTTACAGCCCATAATCCCCATTGATTGCTCGAATCACTTAAAGATCCGACCGCGGCTTTCACGTCTGCGGCGGTAAATGTTGCTGTCGTGGCCTGAACCATACCACATGCAACCATAATCAAACCTACTACTGCACAAATCGTAATTACTTTTTTCATTTTGTTTTCTCCATTTTTCTACCACTAAGACACCAAGTTTAAATATATCTCTGTGCCCTCTGTGGCTATCTATTGTTATTATTTAATTTTTTCACTACGCCGTTTCAAGAAGGACTGCCGGCACGAGGTTTTCGTACCGGCTAATCCTTAAAGCATATTCACTTTTTATTTCTTTCTGCGAATTAAACTTAATGCGCCAAGACCAAGCATAGCCATCGTTGCCGGTTCGGGAATCTGTGCGCTTTCAAATGTTCCGGTATAATCTGTACCGTCGAATGAAACGACAAGATTTCTGATTTCACGGGATTGAGTTGCATAAGTTGTGTTTCCGACTGTATCGCCCCAAATCAGCGCCATACCATAACCATTGATAATTGTGGAATTTCCTGCGGTATTAATCTGGTCAAACATTTCGCCCCAGTAATCCCAGCCGAGAGACGGACTTCGCTGATAATCATACATACCGGCAATAGTAAGGTCTTTTATATCCCCCCACTGCATCGTAGTAAATGGTTCAACTTTATCAACAGCAAGTCCATTGTGTTCATACATCGCAACGCTTGTTGAGTCTGGTATGGCTGCGGTCAAATCCAGGGTAATTCTGCTCCACTCACTATCGACAACTTGAGTTGTACTTACACCTGCGATGCCCAATGACGTAGGAGCAAAGATACCAAATTTGCCGTTTCCATCAGTTAAAAAGTAATTAATGGTTACATAGCCAAGAGCAGTTTTATAATCAAATGCAAGTTTTATGTTATTCAGAGTTTGCCCAACGGCAACATTTGTCGTGGCAAATGTACGCGAACCATCACGATAACCATTTGGAGTTTGAAAACCGCCTGTGGCCAAAGTACCCGCAGGACTGCCATTATTATTATACCAGTACCATTCATTAGTATTGCGAGGTTGCTGGTCATAATGCAGTAACGAACCGTCAGGGCTTATAGAAAATTGGTTCAGACCCTGAACTGTTGCTACTTCCCACGTGGTTTCTGCTGCCTGTGCCAAACCATTAACTGCCAAAACCATTCCTATTATTGCACAAATTGTTAACAAATTTTTCATTTTGTTTTCTCCATTTTTTCTGCCACTAAGACACCAAGACGCTAAGTTTTTAAATATATTATTTTCTTTGTGCCTTTGAGCCTTCGTGGCTATTTTCGTTATTATTTTTTCACTAAGCCGTTTTAAAAAGCCGGCATGAAACGCTCACGCCGGCTTATCCTTCACATTTTTATTTTTTTCTTCTGATTAAACTCAATACACCAAATCCAAGCAGACCCATCGTTGCAGGTTCGGGGGTCGCAAAATAACTTGCCGGTGTGATTTCGCCGTAACTGCCGCCGTCAGTTGTAAACATAGCTTTTGAAAATGCGATATCGAAACCGTAAATATCACCGTCGGTTATTGGATTTTTGTCTATATCGGCAGTAACAATAAACTGGCCGCTAAATGAACCGACAATAGTGTCTGGCAATACGGTATTTATAAGCCAGCCGTATTCATCTAAAGCAGCTGCTTCTGAAAAAGTAGCCGTAAATGTATATGTATAATTTGTAAATGTTACACCCCATGCAACTCCGTTGTCCGGCTGCCACATACGGCTCCATGGATAAGGAGCATTTGTTCCACTGACGGTAACGGTAAAAATTGTTTTTGTTGCATCCCAGCTTGCGGCTGCACTTGTTACGCTTGGAGTGGTAATTTCTTCAGCCAACTGAAGAAAGGAATCATTTTGATTGCTGGGTGAATGCTCCCACCAACTACTCAAAAGTTCATTATAATTCCCTTCGTAACCAGCATCTACATACGGAGAATTAATTGATGTGTATAAGTTTGCATTGCGCGGTGTAGATGTTGTCGAAGTGCCTGTTCCATCTGTAATGTTCCAAATTGTACCTTGATAGCCAAGTTCATTGGTAGAGGCAAAAAAATCTGTTGCTGCCATGCCATATTGGCTGACTGCTAAAATGGTTACCAAACAAATTGTAATTAACTTTTTCATTTTGTTTTCTCCTTCTTCGCACCACGAAGGCGTGAAGATATAAAATATTGTTCACTTTAAACCGTTCTTATTAAAAGCCGGTATGAACGCTCATACCGGCTTATCCTTCACATTTTTATTTTTTTCTTCTGATTAAACTCAACGCACCAAGACCAAGTATTGCCATTGTTGTTGGTTCAGGAACAAGAGTTGGGTTTTTAACTGTATAAATATTTGAATAATTATCATCGGTATCGCCGAATATCCAGTTGAAACCATAAGCCGTATATGTACCGGCATTCAGATCATCTGGAGCACCGCCGCCGCCCCAATGGCTTGATGGAGTAGCAATTGTATAACCTGCAAAATCACTGAACGTAAAATGAGGAATTGTTGTGCCAGCAGGAAGGTTTGCATAAGTTGTTGTGCCGTTAGGTAGTTTGAATCCTTGAGTACCGCTGACCTCATAAACCCATGTTGTTGCATCCTGCAAAATGTCCCATATTGTATTATGCGGCCCAGAAGTACCCCACTCCAAAGTATGACTTGGCTCATTTGAAAGAACGGCATATCCACCTAATCCATCAGTAACCCAAATATTCATATATGGACCATAAACTCCTGATGGAACGCCTTCAATACTAACGGCTTCAATATCTCCAATGGTTAATTCATTCATTGAGTTAGTACCCCATCCAGCTTTTTGGCCACTAAGCTGAACATCAAATTGTTTAAAACCATCGGCTACATCTGCTATTGTTGGGGCTATGGCGCCACTATTTGAATTACGAATTACAAAAGCGTTCCAACCTGCTACATCTGCTGCTGAAGCTATGACACTTACTATTAATACTATTGCAAAAACTGTAATTAACTTTTTCATTGTTTTCTCCATTTAAAATTTTAATTTTAAATTAATATTTTGTTTTTCGCGATGAAATACTCACCGCAAAGTTTTAATCTCTCAAACCGTTTAATTGAAAGATTCTCCTATTATCACTGACAATTCTGTTTCATAGGCACATACCTTTCCGCTGATTCACTGGCTAAGTTCTTCAGCAATTTGTTTCTGGCTGTTCTTGTTAACTATTTCCAACCACCAAGAGCACCAACTCTATGAAGTATAATTGCATATCTCTGTGTTCTCTGCTGAAGCGAAGCGAAAGCCCTCGATTTTTAAGGGTTTTTGCACCTCGAAAGCGAAAACCAGAGAGGGTGACCTCTGTGGCTATCAAAAAAGCGGGGCCGACCCAAGAACGGCCAGTGATCTTTGGCCGACCCCTATATATTAAACGCAGCTTCCTACGCCGCCGCGATTTTACGCAAGCCGGGTATGGCAATCCATCACTGACCGTCAAACCCGACTTAGGGAGATAAAGAAATTGATAGCGTTATTTAATTTCCACACGTATTACTATCGCAACATTTATTAACATCGCGGTTACCATCCGCCGGGCTTAACTTTTTTACCTATCACCAGCCGTTAAACCCGACTATTAAGAAGAAGTTGTTAGTTCTGTTAGTTTTCCAAATCTATATTCATCGCAGCTTCCGCACTGCGGTCGTCATCTGCCGGGTCTGGCTATCTATCACTGACCGTCAAACCCGACTATAAGGAGGTAAAGAAGTTGTTAGCGTTATTTAGTTTTTTAATCTATATTCATCACAACATTTATTAACATCGCGGTTATCATCCGCCGGGCTTAACTTTTTTGCCTATCACCAGCCGTTAAACCCGACTTTGGGAAAATGAGAATGAGAGCATTTATTTACTTTATACATTATTGACGGCTATGTATTTAACACCGTCAATTTCATAATCTTTTGAATCATCATCAGGTATCTCACAGATACCACTTAGTAAACAAACGGTTTTACGAAAATGGTCGTCGTCAATATTCTCCGGCAATACCGCTGTTACTCCGATGCTCCTTGCGGCAACTTCCTGCACATAATCGCCGGCGTTTATCATCGCGATAGTCGCAATACCAGGCTTAGCTTCAATTACCGCCTTGAGAAATTCGCCATCCTTTATATCAATGAGCTGCCATTTGCTTATTACCGTATCTATCCTTCGCTTTTTGAGACATCGAATAGCTTCCCTGCCGGTTTCAGTCATATACAGCTGAACTGACAAACCCTGCAACGCATTCGCTTTCTCGCAAACTCCGGTTATCAAAATTTTAGGAATAAAAATCATTTATTTTCCTTTATTCCATTGTTTCATTTTCAATTATTAATTCCGTTCATTACTACATATATAAACAAACACTGTGCCAGAAGCTGGAATTATTTAAAAATATTTACAACACAAGAAATGAAAACGAGTTACGCAAAAATAATTTTTAGAAACATAAAAAATTTAAAAATCGTGCAGTTGCCGTTATGTAACAAACATTTTAAAAAAATTTTACTAACCATATGAAGTACAAAAATTTAGGTTCAAATTGCGTAAATGTAAATTAATTACAAAATGGTAACTAAGTTGATAGTTATTGGTTGATAGTAATTAGTGACGAATGGTTAGAACCCGGATTTGAAGACAAAAAAAAATGGGCGGCTGTTTTTATTTAACAACTGCCCAAAGGAAATTGGACTTAGTTACTTTATTATTTCCACGTCGGCGTCAGGTCGAATTTTTCAACCAGCCGGGATAATTTTCTGTGGTCTATTTTCAGCAGCTTCGCAGCCGCCATTTTTTTGCCGTTTGTTTTTTGCAGTGCCTGTATCAACATTTTCTTCTTTAACTGCTCAAATGACATAAACATCTTATCCTGCTCGGCAAGTATCAGGTCGCCTGCTACAACATCCGTCGGAATAGCCGTAACATCGATTATATTCGATTTACTCGTGATATAGGCGTATTCCATCGCATTAGCTAATTGACGCACATTGCCGGGCCAATCATAGTTTTCAAGCACTTCTATTGCGTTTCGAGACAGAGTCTTCTGCGCTTCTCTGTATAGTCGTGCCTGTTTTTCAAGAAAATACTCCGCCAGAATTGGTATATCCTCTTTTCGCTCTTTCAGTGAAGGAATCTCTATCTTTATTACGTTGAGTCTGAAATATAAATCGGCTCTGAAAGTACCTTCTCGCACCATTTGCTTTAAATCACGATTAGTAGCACAGAGTACACGAACATTAATGGGAAATGGCTTTGTTGAACCGACAGGAGTAACAGACGATTCCTGCAAAACACGCAGCAGTTTAGCCTGGAGTTCTATTTCAATTTCGCCTATTTCATCAAGAAAAATCGTACCACCATTAGCTGCCCTGAAAAAACCAAGCGTATCATTGATTGCGCCAGTGAATGAACCTTTGGTATGACCGAACAACTGACTCTCAAAAATGTGACCGCTCAACGCTGTGCAATCGACAGGAACAAAAACTTTATCGGCACGAGGGCTTTTGGAATGAATTTGACGGGCAACCATTTCCTTGCCGGTTCCCGTTTCGCCTGTGATAATTATAGAGCTTTCACGACGCGCGACAATATCAATGGTCTCAAGAATAGATTGGAATGCATTTGAAGTGCCCACAAAACGGCGTACAGACACCCCACCGGTCTCTATATTTACACCACCACCCAATTCAGCCGTTCTTCTCCAATCCTCCATACACAATCTCTACTTACTTGATGCAATCCAAATAAGAAAAAAGGGAAGCTATATAGGCTTCCCTGTACAATTTCATATTATCTCTGTTTTCTCAAAAATGCCAAAGCCGCAATCCCCATCAGGCAGATTGTCGCCGGCTCTGGAACAACTACAAATGTGCTGGTACCAGATGCCGAATCTCTCGCTGAAAGCGTAAACCAGAATTCTGATTCAATGCTTGAAACCGTGCCCAGTATAGTCTCAGGGAAATCCCTCGTGCCTTTATTCTCTTCATTTGTCAGAGTACGTTCGGGAATCGAAAAACCACTGACCAGATTGGCAAATACTGATGTGCTGTTGTACCTTGCCTGATGCGTTTTTCCGCCATAAAATAGACCTGTGATTGCTGCCCCTGCAGCATCCGGTCGGTCTGTCAGCGTAACACCAGCCGACGCATAAGCTGTCGGATTTACAATCGGGTCAAACACTACAACTTCCGAAAGGATGTTGTACGTTGTCGCCAATGAACCTGCACGCAAACCAAATTCGATACCTACTTCAGGGTCACTATTGATTGTTAATGCCAGTTTCTGAATCTTGGAGCTACCCCCATCAAGATCTACCCAATCATCAGGATTTGACAGATCGTCAAATCGCTGGACAAGATCAAACGTGTACTCAACACCGGCATCTACCCGCTGTTCCCCCGTGCTGAACGTCGCATTCGTACCATCACTGCCGGTAATAGTAACAGAGTAATTTATAAGACATGCCTGAACCACGGCAGGCAGTAACAGAACCGCCAACCCAACGAACAACCCACATATCAATTTCTTCATTTTCTCACTCCCATCTCAAAAAAGTTTTCCCAACTGTTTTCTCATCCAAAATACGCTTACGCGTTTACGATACTAACGGTGATTATCCAACAATTACATAACCTTGCAAGTCGACAATCCTGATGTCATCAAAAACGATGAATATTATTTATTATTTGTAGTGCGGTGATACTTATAATGATAAAATACGGAAAGTATCAATTCGCTCCTATCCTGCACGTTAAACTTCTGAAAAAGGCGTCCGAAGTGGGTTCTTACTGTTGGTAAAGCAATTCCTGCCTCTTTTGAGATTTGCTTATCAGATTTGCCTGTCAGCAATAAATACATAACATCGCTCTGTCTTGGCGACAAGGCAAGTTCTTGGGCAAGCCGCTGCCATTCATCTCGCTCAAAAATTAATAATTCCGACTCCATACGCTCTCTTTCCCAACTGTACGGAGGTATTATAATGTAAGCGGCATTATATGTCTATAAAAAAAACAGGTAAATGTAAATTGTTTATAATTACATTTAACCTGTTTTTCTACATTTTTGTCTGTTTTACGAGGCTTTCGGCATTGAGTGAAGGCTTTGGCCGATAGCGTCTTCCCACGCCTCTTTAAGGACTTCCGACACTGTCGGGTGCGCAAATACAACTTCGCTGATTTTTTCACTGCTGCCGATAAGTCCTCTGGCAGTGGTAATCATTTCCGTAACCGAAGCGCCGACCATTGTTACGCCGAGAATTTTGCGAGTGTTTTTATCGCTCAAAACTCTAATTTCGCCTACAGTTTCGTTATGTGCAAGGCTTCTGCCGTTGGCTTTGAAAAATGCCCTGCCGGTGTCAAACTCAATGCCCTGCTTTTTGCACTTAACCTCATTAAGGCCGACACTGGCAACTTCCGGGAAAGTATAGATTGCGCGTGGAACAAGTGAATAATCTTTGATACGGGTTTCATGTCCCATTGCGTTATCGGCAGCGACTTCGCCCTCGAAAAACGCACCGTGTGCAAGATATGTTGTGCCGACCGTGTCGCCGATTGCGTAAACGCCGGCTGCGCTGGTTTCCATTTTATCGTTTACCTTTATCAGGTTTTTATTCATTTCCAAACCAAGACTGTCAATGGTTCGCTTATCGCACGATGCCCTTCTGCCGACGGAAACGAGAACTTTTTCAGTTTCAATAACTGTACCGTCTTCAAGAATAACTTTTGCTCCGGAATCTGTTTTTTCACAGCCGGTTACTTTTTTACCTGCCAGAGCATCGATTCCAAGCTTCTTGAATTCACGCGTCATAAGTTTCCCAACCCATTCATCCTCAAGCGGAAGGATACTTGCAAGCGCTTCAATAATAGTAACTTTGCAGCCAAGCGATGCGTAAACGCAGCCTAATTCACAACCGATAACGCCGCCGCCGATGACAACCATTGTTTTCGGTATTTCCGGCAGAGACAACGCTTCGGTGCTGCTGATTATGGTTTTGCCGTCAAACGGAAGGAACGG
This region includes:
- a CDS encoding PEP-CTERM sorting domain-containing protein → MKKLITICLVTILAVSQYGMAATDFFASTNELGYQGTIWNITDGTGTSTTSTPRNANLYTSINSPYVDAGYEGNYNELLSSWWEHSPSNQNDSFLQLAEEITTPSVTSAAASWDATKTIFTVTVSGTNAPYPWSRMWQPDNGVAWGVTFTNYTYTFTATFSEAAALDEYGWLINTVLPDTIVGSFSGQFIVTADIDKNPITDGDIYGFDIAFSKAMFTTDGGSYGEITPASYFATPEPATMGLLGFGVLSLIRRKK
- a CDS encoding PEP-CTERM sorting domain-containing protein translates to MKKLICGLFVGLAVLLLPAVVQACLINYSVTITGSDGTNATFSTGEQRVDAGVEYTFDLVQRFDDLSNPDDWVDLDGGSSKIQKLALTINSDPEVGIEFGLRAGSLATTYNILSEVVVFDPIVNPTAYASAGVTLTDRPDAAGAAITGLFYGGKTHQARYNSTSVFANLVSGFSIPERTLTNEENKGTRDFPETILGTVSSIESEFWFTLSARDSASGTSTFVVVPEPATICLMGIAALAFLRKQR
- a CDS encoding sigma-54 dependent transcriptional regulator, encoding MEDWRRTAELGGGVNIETGGVSVRRFVGTSNAFQSILETIDIVARRESSIIITGETGTGKEMVARQIHSKSPRADKVFVPVDCTALSGHIFESQLFGHTKGSFTGAINDTLGFFRAANGGTIFLDEIGEIEIELQAKLLRVLQESSVTPVGSTKPFPINVRVLCATNRDLKQMVREGTFRADLYFRLNVIKIEIPSLKERKEDIPILAEYFLEKQARLYREAQKTLSRNAIEVLENYDWPGNVRQLANAMEYAYITSKSNIIDVTAIPTDVVAGDLILAEQDKMFMSFEQLKKKMLIQALQKTNGKKMAAAKLLKIDHRKLSRLVEKFDLTPTWK
- the lpdA gene encoding dihydrolipoyl dehydrogenase, whose amino-acid sequence is MAENFDVVVIGSGPGGYSAALRCAQKGAKVAIIEKGNIGGVCLNCGCIPSKSLLACAHVYNLAKHASAFGVETENPKINWPKMQSHKDNVVTGLRKGLTSLIQGNKIKIFEGRGVVTAPNKISVEGKTPAQLEATKIIIASGSTPVEIPFLPFDGKTIISSTEALSLPEIPKTMVVIGGGVIGCELGCVYASLGCKVTIIEALASILPLEDEWVGKLMTREFKKLGIDALAGKKVTGCEKTDSGAKVILEDGTVIETEKVLVSVGRRASCDKRTIDSLGLEMNKNLIKVNDKMETSAAGVYAIGDTVGTTYLAHGAFFEGEVAADNAMGHETRIKDYSLVPRAIYTFPEVASVGLNEVKCKKQGIEFDTGRAFFKANGRSLAHNETVGEIRVLSDKNTRKILGVTMVGASVTEMITTARGLIGSSEKISEVVFAHPTVSEVLKEAWEDAIGQSLHSMPKAS
- a CDS encoding helix-turn-helix transcriptional regulator, whose product is MESELLIFERDEWQRLAQELALSPRQSDVMYLLLTGKSDKQISKEAGIALPTVRTHFGRLFQKFNVQDRSELILSVFYHYKYHRTTNNK
- a CDS encoding PEP-CTERM sorting domain-containing protein: MKKVITICAVVGLIMVACGMVQATTATFTAADVKAAVGSLSDSSNQWGLWAVRAIPVITGGSFTITGSSTNQAGWGSIAPSTYSWSGYGTNCAWFYDESGSEVSGNPANPLYVVIDKPADTFTSYSGNTVTAVDNSTVFSFNFTLSSGAIWNGQVNFLVDGSKYTAGTISLPGTWVADFFGNYDTAGGLTGNTGVGYTTVPEPATMSLLAIGALSLIRRKK
- a CDS encoding DUF3494 domain-containing protein encodes the protein MEGFFRNYGKSIVTAFLVVAVLAIGTSPAEIIDLGTAADFAVLGGSGVTNTGTSTFTGDVGSWPTPAITGITAEMVNGILYLAADPATDAAHTDLQAAYTAAQTAAGGVAGPADLGGTTLTPGVYVYAAAAPWTAGNLTLDALGDSSAQWIFQIGSTLITPEGAMVSLVNGASAGNVFWQVGSSATIGGTNAFVGNILAQASISLGGGTLNGRALAIDGAVTISAAETIIIPEPATMSILGFGMLSLIRRKK
- a CDS encoding PEP-CTERM sorting domain-containing protein, coding for MKNLLTICAIIGMVLAVNGLAQAAETTWEVATVQGLNQFSISPDGSLLHYDQQPRNTNEWYWYNNNGSPAGTLATGGFQTPNGYRDGSRTFATTNVAVGQTLNNIKLAFDYKTALGYVTINYFLTDGNGKFGIFAPTSLGIAGVSTTQVVDSEWSRITLDLTAAIPDSTSVAMYEHNGLAVDKVEPFTTMQWGDIKDLTIAGMYDYQRSPSLGWDYWGEMFDQINTAGNSTIINGYGMALIWGDTVGNTTYATQSREIRNLVVSFDGTDYTGTFESAQIPEPATMAMLGLGALSLIRRKK
- a CDS encoding PEP-CTERM sorting domain-containing protein, coding for MKKLITVFAIVLIVSVIASAADVAGWNAFVIRNSNSGAIAPTIADVADGFKQFDVQLSGQKAGWGTNSMNELTIGDIEAVSIEGVPSGVYGPYMNIWVTDGLGGYAVLSNEPSHTLEWGTSGPHNTIWDILQDATTWVYEVSGTQGFKLPNGTTTYANLPAGTTIPHFTFSDFAGYTIATPSSHWGGGGAPDDLNAGTYTAYGFNWIFGDTDDNYSNIYTVKNPTLVPEPTTMAILGLGALSLIRRKK